A single Leishmania major strain Friedlin complete genome, chromosome 24 DNA region contains:
- a CDS encoding putative DNA helicase has translation MNCQCDHPARYLISRDGKPCYTCALGRCRFYALAPVQCEGYTRVTLGSPGCPLADTGVVLRFEALVHPTRKDVACFMIRVQGEASRWDTLRLAVLQDSQFEGMWYTAGRAFLYPMAQYTRLVTALRACSLPHVAFEEIPSFYFRCVERMRQLPRQYADDVAAGRACLPDAEDCVYRRLKPFQRDGVRFVLERHGRAMIADDMGLGKTVQAIAVAHHYRDEWPVLVVCPMSLMENWAKEFNKFCGIPFARIAILQGAKATATSLQAVAIVSYSSLKCVENAHFNVVILDESHYIKAGAAKRAQQSLKLCRASRRVILLSGTPAMSRPIELYAQLQAIQPSLVPSKAQFGARYCNSFVGRFGIDMTGHAHPDELHSLLRHFLIRRTKHELGSELPSKSRQLLYMYITEKEKKALEKQIIALRRSLSSTSAAATSSTSSLVDNGGGDWAARAPNVFEMKMATARAKIPAVQDYVSGIVEQHLDSGEKLILFAHHQCMMEALRSAVEAVRPRQPIDYIYISGDTPPAQREPAAEHFRTEATCTVAILSMQSSGIGHNFTCASTVVFTELDWNPSTHLQCEDRVHRIGQAQPCHIKYLLAEGTSDSVIWPLLQTKLSVTAAMFETSKMTGAEVRLHDGADKQKVARRDVVAATTLSTPSASQQSTLDQFMQPQPSQAVSRGGEEVDGAVVSMQESPRVSVHSQSSTGQAALASLERDPPPLIPFSELGDDFVVTSAPQLSNFSTSRRPRLSANSGISTTQPTALPSSPSTTVPGPTPKSANITSVLDLMRHTSSRKLGAGSSAAEPSHSVRAAAASPVVNLTGMASAQPVAMQPSSPGVTPPTMDITASAGAVAPSRRTVFTLSKTGAQSFISTAAASTLTSSCSGSRALCPAAPPTVPEAPKTAAVHVPLRPNLHLKRPRTGAEHGSGGSTSKRDNAISGDANALAATAVALAEISCAVGPAAAATLAPLPPRTTLPVQTQSVMVHPIMLAASSSSSSSSAPSPVTSTPRRTLFKLMGSASGAPSSPMPAKPQ, from the coding sequence ATGAACTGCCAGTGCGACCACCCCGCGCGCTACCTCATCAGCCGTGATGGCAAGCCGTGCTACACCTGCGCACtcgggcgctgccgcttctaCGCGCTGGCCCCAGTGCAGTGCGAGGGGTACACCCGCGTCACGCTGGGTTCCCCGGGATGCCCTCTGGCCGACACTGGCGTTGTGCTGCGCTTTGAGGCGCTGGTACACCCGACAAGAAAGGACGTCGCGTGCTTCATGATTCGCGTGCAGGGGGAAGCGTCGAGGTGGGACACGCTTCGCCTTGCCGTGCTGCAGGATTCTCAGTTTGAGGGCATGTGGTACACCGCCGGACGGGCTTTCCTGTACCCCATGGCGCAGTACACTCGCCTCGTCACCGCTCTCAGGGCCTGTTCACTGCCGCACGTGGCGTTCGAGGAGATCCCTAGCTTCTACTTTCGCTGCGTGGAGCGGATGCGGCAACTTCCACGGCAGTACGCGGATGACGTGGCCGCTGGCCGCGCCTGCCTACCAGACGCAGAGGATTGTGTGTACCGGCGCCTGAAACCGTTCCAGCGGGATGGTGTGCGCTTCGTTCTGgagcgccacggccgcgccATGATTGCCGATGACATGGGACTCGGCAAGACGGTGCAAGCCATCGCCGTTGCTCACCACTACCGGGACGAGTGGCCGGTGCTGGTCGTGTGCCCCATGTCGCTCATGGAGAACTGGGCGAAGGAGTTCAACAAGTTCTGCGGTATCCCCTTCGCGCGCATCGCCATCCTGCAAGGCGCCAAGGCAACGGCGACGAGCCTGCAGGCCGTCGCGATCGTCTCCTACAGCTCCCTGAAGTGTGTCGAGAACGCCCACTTCAACGTTGTCATCCTCGACGAGTCGCACTACATCAAGGCTGGGGCGGCcaagcgcgcgcagcagtcACTCAAGCTCTGCCGCGCGAGCCGCCGTGTCATCCTCCTGTCAGGCACGCCAGCCATGTCACGCCCCATCGAGCTgtacgcgcagctgcaggccaTCCAGCCAAGCCTAGTGCCGAGCAAGGCCCAGTTCGGTGCGCGGTACTGCAACTCCTTTGTCGGTCGCTTCGGCATCGACATGACCGGTCACGCCCATCCCGATGAGCTGCACAGTCTGCTGCGCCACTTCCTGATTCGCCGCACAAAGCACGAGCTCGGCAGTGAGTTGCCCTCCAAGTCTCGCCAACTGCTCTACATGTACATCACggagaaagaaaagaaggcgctggagaagcaGATTATCGCCTTGCGCCGCAGCCTTAGCTCGacgtcggcagcagccactaGCTCGACGTCTTCTCTCGTGGACAATGGCGGGGGCGACTGGGCTGCGCGGGCACCAAATGTATTCGAGATGAAGATGGCCACCGCACGTGCCAAGATACCCGCGGTGCAGGATTACGTCAGCGGTATTGTGGAACAGCACCTCGATTCGGGTGAGAAGCTCATCCTGTTCGCACATCACCAGTGCATGATGGAGGCGCTCCGGAGCGCggtcgaggcggtgcggccgcgCCAACCCATCGACTACATCTACATCTCTGGCGACACGCCACCGGCGCAACGCGAGCCAGCGGCGGAGCACTTTCGAACAGAAGCGACGTGCACGGTGGCTATCCTCTCCATGCAGTCCAGCGGCATCGGTCACAACTTCACGTGTGCGTCCACGGTAGTCTTCACTGAGCTGGATTGGAACCCCAGCACCCACTTGCAGTGTGAGGACCGCGTGCACCGTATCGGCCAGGCGCAGCCGTGCCACATTAAGTACCTGCTGGCCGAGGGCACCTCCGACAGTGTCAtctggccgctgctgcagacgaAGCTGAGCGTGACCGCGGCTATGTTCGAGACGTCGAAGATGACTGGGGCGGAGGTGCGCctgcacgacggcgccgacaaGCAGAAGGTGGCCAGGCGCGACGTGGTGGCCGCGACAACCTTGTCGACCCCGTCCGCATCTCAGCAGAGCACGCTGGACCAGTTtatgcagccgcagccgtcgcaaGCGGTGTCGAGGGGGGGCGAAGAAGTCGACGGGGCCGTTGTATCAATGCAGGAGTCCCCGCGAGTCAGCGTTCATTCACAGTCGTCGACAGGACAAGCGGCACTCGCATCGCTGGAAAGAgacccgccgccgctgattCCGTTCTCTGAGCTGGGCGACGACTTCGTGGTGACCTCTGCGCCGCAGTTGAGCAACTTCTCGACATCCCGTCGGCCGCGCCTCTCTGCCAACAGTGGCATCAGCACGACACAACCAACCGCGctgccctcgtcgccgtctaCAACGGTGCCTGGCCCCACACCAAAGAGCGCCAATATCACATCTGTGCTCGATCTCATGCGTCACACGTCGTCAAGGAAGTTGGGTGCCGGGTCGTCTGCAGCGGAACCGTCCCATTcagtgcgcgctgctgctgcgtcccCGGTCGTGAATCTCACTGGGATGGCCTCAGCTCAGCCGGTAGCCATGCAGCCGTCGTCACCGGGCGTCACGCCCCCAACGATGGATATTACCGCCTCAGCCGGTGCCGTGGCCCCATCACGTCGCACTGTCTTCACCTTATCCAAAACGGGTGCGCAATCCTTCATAAGCACAGCGGCTGCATCGACGctgacgagcagctgctcagGCAGCCGCGCTCTTTGccctgcggcaccgccgacAGTGCCAGAGGCACCGAAgaccgccgccgtgcacgtGCCGCTGCGACCCAATCTGCACTTGAAGCGGCCACGGACTGGTGCtgagcacggcagcggcggcagtacCAGCAAGCGCGACAACGCCATCAGTGGCGATGCGAACGCCCTTGCAGCAACAGCCGTTGCACTAGCAGAAATAAGCTGTGCAGTAGggccagccgctgctgcgactctTGCACCCCTTCCGCCCCGAACCACTCTGCCCGTGCAAACGCAGTCAGTGATGGTGCACCCTATCATGCtagctgcgtcgtcgtcgtcgtcgtcgtcctccgcgCCATCTCCTGTCACCTCCACGCCGCGAAGAACGCTTTTTAAGCTCATGGGTAGCGCGTCAGgcgctccctcttctcccatGCCTGCCAAACCGCAGTGA
- a CDS encoding putative ATPase subunit 9 has translation MMRRAIAQPVARRAAAASSALVVAPRQASTVALSVQGLHYVGTGLAAIALGGVGLGIGAIFGCLLIGCARQPNLTKMLFNYAILGFALTEAIGLFALMLAFLMLFS, from the coding sequence ATGATGCGCCGTGCCATTGCTCAGCCCGTCGCCcgtcgcgcggcggccgcctccagcgcgcttGTGGTGGCCCCTCGCCAGGCCTCCACTGTCGCCCTCTCCGTCCAGGGCCTGCACTACGTCGGCACCGGtctcgccgccatcgccctcGGTGGTGTCGGCTTGGGTATCGGTGCCATCTTTGGCTGCCTGCTGATAGGCTGCGCTCGCCAGCCCAACCTGACCAAGATGCTCTTCAACTACGCCATTCTCGGCTTCGCCCTGACGGAGGCCATTGGCCTGTTCGCGCTGATGCTCGCCTTCCTCATGCTCTTCTCGTAG
- a CDS encoding putative ubiquitin hydrolase has translation MDVAHNRSLGFAGKEILFRKIEFERYRKPHVVEYPRSAVVLNPQHTRQLRDAMCTQRQGGEHDGSDADDDDEGAALRGYSDSDDDEDDDPRRVDKATELCSDAQFRSSLHLRWQAITPVGLGLMNLGNTCFANSVLQALAHTPAVAQYFMNTFRSADSQLGAPFDFAFALAETFRKMQHAPQQGRTGGGGAYRPGQIMSSLRLLSKHFSIGRQSDAHEFAVQLLFSCQKSLLHRLVGSKKVHPRVAHTTALHRICGGYLLSQVMWSRQEEIQQLLRAGKQQEAMDLKMEAKQAEGKRAQRASRHGLDPQTLYSNTYDPFTILSVELAGRTLQHCLDKFCAVEELDGRSYLSPRQVGVRAKKKLSIHVPPPVLVIHVKRFTPTGNKINKHVPFPLELDITRYCTLLSSSSSSPPPPNHVQPHNGVSSPATMKRSDCQYELNAVCVHEGRSIDYGHYYTLAKAPNGMWYEFNDSHVSRLSEDQLQQAQVYMLFYSRKPTVATEKMQPPRQQQHNIRGSAPASESSTAASKLGAATAVEEDGAVGRELSESEVQALMEKRRAAQRQAGSLNGHRSPPPATAAETPQLLANASGDSGDGGHAVEPASPSSSTTARAQTFKRMQEALPTDSDSDGNDEKQDCAYVRRLPARLNGCAVQDSRIEADVAPPPSQRDDEHNAPADGEAPLKLAKVSLYGGIVKSMKCVLKDGTDGGASTDTTPPQQRKSPNFRVGRNAVQALHQRKVLNTPETVRRPASAHKFQQRIRDPMWEMEMDRGKVKKVKSKEKVPDPFEGVNPFQEVSRGMFDVRGRRRRA, from the coding sequence ATGGACGTCGCACATAATCGCTCGCTCGGGTTCGCCGGGAAGGAGATCTTGTTCCGCAAGATCGAGTTTGAGCGCTATCGGAAACCGCACGTTGTTGAATACCCCCGTAGCGCCGTTGTCCTCAAcccgcagcacacacgtcaGCTCCGCGATGCGATGtgcacgcagcggcagggtGGCGAacacgacggcagcgacgcagacgacgacgacgagggggcggcgctcCGCGGATACTCggacagcgacgatgacgaggacgatgACCCGCGGCGCGTCGACAAGGCAACAGAGCTGTGCTCCGACGCGCAGTTTCGCAGCAGCCTACACTTGCGTTGGCAGGCCATCACGCCTGTTGGACTGGGGCTCATGAATCTTGGCAACACGTGCTTCGCGAACAGCGTGCTGCAAGCACTGGCCCATAccccggcggtggcgcagtaCTTCATGAACACGTTTCGCTCGGCGGACAGCCAGCTTGGCGCCCCCTTCGACTTCGCCTTCGCCCTTGCCGAGACGTTTCGCAAGATGCAGCACGCGCCACAGCAGGGCCgaaccggcggcggcggtgcgtacCGACCTGGGCAGATCATGAGCAGCCTCCGTCTGCTCTCAAAGCACTTCTCCATTGGGCGGCAGAGCGACGCGCACGAGTTCGCGGTGCAACTTCTCTTTTCGTGCCAGAaatcgctgctgcaccgccttgtCGGCTCCAAGAAGGTGCACCCCCGGGtggcgcacaccaccgcgcTTCACCGCATCTGCGGCGGCTACCTACTCTCACAAGTGATGTGGTCGCGCCAGGAAGAGattcagcagctgctgcgcgccggcaagcagcaggaggcgaTGGATCTCAAGATGGAGGCAAAGCAAGCAGAGGGGAAGCGGGCGCAGCGCGCCTCACGGCACGGCCTTGACCCTCAGACCCTGTACTCCAATACCTACGACCCCTTTACGATTCTCTCGGTGGAGTTAGCGgggcgcacgctgcagcactgcctTGACAAGTTCTGCGCGGTCGAGGAACTCGATGGCCGCTCCTACCTGTCCCCACGCCAGGTCGGCGTGCGGGCGAAGAAAAAGCTAAGCATCCACGTCCCGCCGCCCGTGCTCGTCATCCACGTGAAGCGCTTTACCCCCACCGGCAACAAAATTAACAAGCACGTGCCGTTCCCGCTGGAGCTGGACATTACCCGCTACTGCACCCTactgtcgtcgtcgtcatcgtcgccgccgccgccgaatcACGTGCAACCCCACAATGGTGTGTCCTCCCCAGCGACAATGAAGAGATCCGATTGCCAGTACGAGCTCAACGCCGTATGCGTTCACGAGGGGCGTTCCATCGACTACGGCCACTACTACACCCTGGCCAAAGCCCCTAATGGCATGTGGTACGAGTTCAACGACAGCCATGTTAGTCGTCTTTCGGAGgaccagctgcagcaggcacaGGTGTACATGCTCTTCTACTCCCGTAAGCCCACGGTCGCCACTGAGAAGatgcagccgccgcgtcagcagcagcacaacatccgcggcagcgcaccggcCTCTGAGtcttccaccgccgcctccaagCTTggcgcggcgacagcagtggAAGAGGACGGCGCTGTTGGGCGAGAGCTGAGCGAGTCGGAGGTGCAGGCACTAATGGAGAAACGTCGCGCTGCGCAACGGCAGGCGGGCAGTTTAAACGGGCATCGCTCTCCCCCGCCCGCGACGGCCGCAGAAACGCCGCAACTCCTGGCCAACGCGTCTGGCGACAGCGGTGACGGGGGCCACGCCGTCGAGCCCGCGTCTCCGTCGTCGAGCACGACCGCCAGGGCGCAAACCTTCAAGCGCATGCAAGAGGCGCTTCCAACGGACTcggacagcgacggcaacgacgaAAAGCAGGACTGTGCATATGTACGCCGGCTGCCGGCACGGCTGAACGGATGCGCAGTGCAGGACAGCCGCATCGAGGCAGACGTGGCGCCACCACCCTCACAACGAGATGACGAGCACAACGCACCGGCGgacggcgaggcgccgcTCAAGTTGGCCAAGGTTTCACTGTATGGTGGCATCGTTAAGTCGATGAAGTGCGTGTTGAAGGACGGCACCGACGGTGGTGCGTCCACCGacacgacgccgccgcaacagCGGAAGAGCCCAAACTTTCGGGTTGGCCGGAACGCCGTGCAAGCACTGCATCAGCGCAAGGTGCTCAACACTCCTGAGACGGTACGACGACCGGCATCTGCACACAAGTTCCAGCAGCGCATCCGTGATCCCATGTGGGAGATGGAGATGGACCGCGGCAAGGTGAAGAAGGTCAAGTCGAAGGAGAAGGTGCCGGATCCGTTCGAAGGCGTCAACCCCTTCCAGGAAGTGTCACGAGGCATGTTCGACGTTCgtggacggcggcgtcgggcGTAG